The Tenacibaculum sp. MAR_2010_89 genome has a window encoding:
- a CDS encoding P-II family nitrogen regulator has product MKKIEAIIRKSKFHQVKEALHNIGVNFFSYWDVTGLGNEKEGHVYRGVSFSTSDIQRRYLSIVVNDEFKEPAIQAILSAAASGEVGDGKIFVSSIEESYRIRTGEKGNNTLN; this is encoded by the coding sequence ATGAAAAAAATAGAAGCCATAATTCGAAAATCAAAATTCCATCAAGTTAAAGAAGCTTTACATAACATTGGTGTTAACTTTTTCTCTTATTGGGATGTAACTGGACTAGGAAATGAAAAAGAAGGTCACGTTTATAGAGGTGTCTCTTTTAGCACTAGCGACATTCAAAGAAGATATTTATCAATTGTAGTTAATGATGAATTTAAAGAACCCGCAATACAAGCAATTTTATCAGCTGCTGCATCTGGTGAAGTTGGAGATGGTAAAATATTTGTTTCTAGCATTGAAGAAAGCTACCGCATACGAACTGGTGAAAAAGGAAATAACACTTTAAATTAA